The following are encoded in a window of Gossypium raimondii isolate GPD5lz chromosome 13, ASM2569854v1, whole genome shotgun sequence genomic DNA:
- the LOC105783385 gene encoding 50S ribosomal protein L3, chloroplastic, producing MPIATLSLHSLGYCCQKSPPFSLKSSFLSKPTKTQFSFAFKTTEKRPFSHIVSMSMEAGIGVMGTKLGMMSFFETDGTVVPVTVVGFREGNLVTQVKTSATDGYDAVQVGYRRVRDKKLTKPELGHLGKAGVIPMRHLQEFRLQSVGEFETGQKLAVEEIFKEGDLVDVSGTTIGKGFQGGIKRHNFKRGQMSHGSKSHRALGSIGAGTTPGRVYKGKKMPGRMGGSKRKIRKLKIVKIDNELRVVMIKGAVPGKPGNLLRITPAKIVGKNIPKS from the exons ATGCCAATTGCTACCTTATCTCTCCATTCTTTAGGCTATTGCTGCCAAAAGTCTCCTCCTTTCTCCCTCAAATCTTCTTTTCTCTCAAAACCCACAAAAACCCAGTTTTCTTTTGCCTTCAAAACTACCGAGAAGAGGCCTTTTTCGCATATAGTCTCAATGAGCATGGAAGCAGGCATTGGAGTAATGGGCACAAAGCTTGGAATGATGAGTTTCTTTGAAACTGATGGCACAGTTGTTCCAGTGACTGTAGTTGGTTTTAGAGAAGGAAATCTAGTGACCCAAGTTAAGACATCGGCTACTGATGGCTATGATGCTGTTCAAGTTGGGTATCGGAGAGTTAGAGATAAGAAGTTGACAAAGCCTGAGTTGGGTCATTTGGGGAAAGCTGGTGTTATTCCCATGAGGCATTTGCAAGAATTTAGGTTGcaaagtgtgggggagtttgagaCTGGTCAGAAATTGGCTGTTGAAGAGATTTTTAAGGAAGGTGATCTTGTTGATGTCTCTGGGACTACCATAGGGAAAGGATTTCAag GTGGAATAAAGCgccataattttaaaagagGTCAAATGAGCCATGGTTCCAAGAGTCATAGAGCATTGGGGTCTATTGGTGCTGGAACAACACCTGGGCGTGTGTACAAGGGAAAGAAAATGCCTGGCAGGATgggaggaagcaaaagaaagaTCCGAAAGCTCAAGATTGTGAAAATCGACAATGAGCTTCGAGTTGTGATGATCAAAGGTGCTGTCCCTGGTAAGCCCGGAAATCTGCTACGTATAACCCCGGCTAAGATTGTTGGAAAGAACATACCAAAGAGCTAG
- the LOC105784183 gene encoding putative pentatricopeptide repeat-containing protein At3g23330 → MTSNSTAKTLVKTFLRTPHSLKTKFQAKQLLAQFLKTQPYSPSSTSILISVYSNFNLLHPSLFLFNSLNSPPLLAWKSIIKCYANSGHFLNSLTCFVQMRSFGIYPDPNMFPFVLKACVFLKNLRLGESIHGCIIRLGLDFDLFTGNALLNMYAKFQSLQPNGGHKVFAFNVFDGMPKSDELCGTSAQEKGASIIQLDRMTKVLEMMPKRDVVSWNTVIAGNAQNGMYEEALRMVREMGNANMKPDSFTLSSVLPIFAEYVDVIKGKEIHGYAIRHWFDSNCYIASSLIDMYANCARIEDSCGVFNLLSKRDDISWNSIIAACVQNGVFDEGLKLFRQMLTAEVKPRDVTFSSIMPACTYLTTLHLGKQLHGYIIRGGFNDNMFIASSLVDMYAKCGNIKAARWIFNQMEHHDMVSWTAIIMGYALHGHAHDALLLFKQMEMDGVKPNYVSYIAVFTACSHAGLPEEAWRYFNSMSRNHGIKPGLEHYAAMADLLGRAGKLEEAYEFIGSMHIAPTGSIWSTLLSACRVHKNLELAEKVANEIFKVDPENVGAYVLMSNMYAAARRWKDAAKMRIFMKKKGIRKEPACSWIEVKNRVHTFISGDKSHPLYDRIFEALKDLLEQIEREGYIPDTNEDFHDVDEEQKKYMIFSHSERLALAFGIISTPAGTTIRITKNIRVCVDCHTAIKLISKVVQREIIVRDNSRFHHFKDGKCSCRDYW, encoded by the coding sequence ATGACTTCAAATTCCACCGCGAAAACCCTGGTCAAAACCTTCCTCAGAACCCCACATTCCCTCAAAACCAAATTCCAAGCCAAGCAGCTCCTTGCCCAATTCCTCAAAACCCAACCCTACTCTCCCTCTTCCACTTCCATCCTCATTTCCGTTTACTCTAATTTCAATCTTTTACACCCCTCCCTCTTCCTCTTTAACTCTCTTAACTCCCCTCCTCTTCTCGCGTGGAAATCTATAATCAAATGCTATGCAAATTCTGGCCATTTTCTAAATTCCTTGACTTGTTTCGTCCAGATGCGAAGTTTTGGTATTTATCCGGATCCTAATATGTTCCCTTTTGTGCTTAAAGCTTGTGTCTTTTTGAAGAACTTGAGGTTGGGTGAGTCCATTCATGGCTGTATTATTAGGCTGGGTCTGGACTTCGATTTGTTCACTGGAAATGCACTTTTGAATATGTATGCAAAATTTCAAAGCTTACAACCGAATGGAGGACATAAAGTTTTCGCCTTTAATGTGTTCGATGGTATGCCAAAAAGTGATGAACTTTGTGGGACATCGGCTCAAGAGAAAGGCGCAAGTATTATTCAATTAGATCGTATGACAAAGGTTTTAGAAATGATGCCAAAAAGGGATGTAGTTTCATGGAACACTGTAATTGCAGGGAATGCACAAAATGGAATGTATGAAGAAGCTTTGAGGATGGTTAGGGAAATGGGGAACGCTAACATGAAACCTGATTCATTTACTTTGTCCAGTGTACTTCCTATATTTGCAGAGTACGTGGATGTCATTAAAGGAAAGGAGATTCATGGTTATGCTATTAGACATTGGTTTGATTCTAATTGTTATATAGCTAGTAGTCTGATTGATATGTATGCAAATTGTGCTCGTATCGAAGATTCATGTGGTGTATTTAATCTGCTATCTAAGAGAGATGACATCTCTTGGAATTCGATTATTGCAGCTTGTGTGCAGAATGGTGTGTTTGATGAAGGTCTGAAGTTATTTCGTCAAATGTTAACGGCTGAGGTAAAGCCAAGGGATGTTACATTTTCTAGTATCATGCCAGCTTGTACGTACCTGACAACATTGCATTTGGGAAAGCAACTACACGGATACATAATTCGAGGTGGATTcaatgataatatgtttatagCGAGCTCCCTTGTTGACATGTATGCCAAATGCGGAAACATCAAGGCAGCAAGGTGGATTTTCAATCAAATGGAACACCATGACATGGTTTCATGGACAGCAATTATAATGGGGTATGCTTTGCATGGGCATGCTCATGATGCCCTTTTGTTGTTCAAGCAGATGGAAATGGATGGGGTCAAACCCAACTACGTATCATATATAGCTGTCTTTACTGCTTGTAGTCATGCTGGATTGCCAGAAGAAGCTTGGAGGTATTTCAATAGTATGAGTCGGAATCATGGTATTAAACCAGGCTTGGAACATTATGCAGCTATGGCAGACCTTCTTGGTCGTGCAGGAAAGTTGGAAGAAGCTTATGAATTCATTGGTAGCATGCATATTGCACCTACAGGTAGTATCTGGTCAACGCTGTTATCCGCTTGTAGAGTCCATAAGAACCTTGAGTTGGCAGAAAAGGTTGCTAACGAGATATTTAAAGTTGATCCAGAGAATGTGGGAGCTTATGTGCTGATGTCGAATATGTATGCAGCTGCTCGGAGATGGAAAGATGCAGCAAAGATGAGAATATTTATGAAGAAAAAAGGCATAAGAAAGGAACCAGCTTGTAGCTGGATTGAAGTTAAAAACAGGGTTCATACTTTCATCTCAGGTGATAAGTCACATCCTCTATATGACAGAATATTTGAGGCATTGAAAGATCTTCTCGAACAGATTGAACGAGAAGGCTATATTCCGGACACAAATGAGGATTTCCATGATGTTGACGAGGAGCAGAAGAAATACATGATATTTAGCCATAGTGAGAGACTAGCTTTAGCTTTTGGCATCATTAGCACCCCTGCTGGGACAACGATTCGAATAACCAAGAACATTCGGGTCTGTGTCGACTGTCACACTGCAATAAAGTTAATATCAAAGGTGGTTCAAAGGGAGATAATTGTGAGGGATAATAGCagatttcaccattttaaagATGGGAAGTGTTCATGCAGAGATTATTGGTAA